In Uranotaenia lowii strain MFRU-FL chromosome 2, ASM2978415v1, whole genome shotgun sequence, one genomic interval encodes:
- the LOC129746575 gene encoding bcl-2-related ovarian killer protein-like, with amino-acid sequence MLANESPPNHNHHQILSDRLSAPVLARRKFSFPANFHSTIVLSGDDRLGSLNPSGSLQPNSAASSARRRLSNVSDVVTRKLSSTIGWKQPVLPSQDIITQGKCLCGQYIRCRLKKSGVFNRKLGLQRIRSIVGTPSIHVVREVFPALLSVGDELERMYPRVYSGVARQLTRYGRGELKTPDMAPLLLSAIGRDLFKSEITWAKVVALFAIAGGLSVDCVRQGHPDYLPKLIEGVAEVIEDELVTWISENGGWVGLANKVRPQQEEVTFSGRCFVGAGLVICLFLFVFLLKTLGLYLFPNIFL; translated from the exons ATGCTAGCAAACGAATCTCCGCCCAATCACAACCACCACCAAATCCTCTCGGATCGACTGAGCGCACCCGTTTTGGCCCGACGGAAGTTCAGTTTTCCGGCAAACTTCCACTCCACCATTGTGCTGAGTGGGGATGATCGCCTCGGTTCCCTAAATCCCTCCGGATCTCTTCAACCCAACAGTGCAGCTTCGTCAGCCCGACGTCGACTGAGCAACGTCAGCGATGTCGTCACCCGGAAGCTATCGAGCACCATCGGCTGGAAACAGCCAGTTCTTCCCTCGCAGGACATCATCACCCAGGGAAAATGCCTCTGCGGCCAGTACATCCGATGTAGACTGAAAAAATCCGGAGTCTTCAATCGCAAGTTGGGCCTCCAACGAATAAGGAGCATCGTCGGAACGCCTTCTATACACGTGGTGCGAGAAGTGTTCCCAGCGTTATTGAGT GTGGGCGATGAGCTGGAGCGGATGTACCCGCGGGTTTACAGCGGAGTGGCTCGGCAGTTGACTCGATACGGGCGAGGCGAGCTCAAAACCCCGGACATGGCACCCCTGCTGCTGAGTGCGATCGGTCGAGATCTGTTCAAGAGCGAAATAACCTGGGCAAAGGTGGTGGCCCTTTTCGCCATTGCCGGTGGGCTTTCGGTAGATTGCGTTCGACAGGGACATCCGGACTATCTACCAAAGCTAATCGAAGGCGTTGCGGAAGTCATCGAAGATGAGCTGGTGACGTGGATTTCCGAGAACGGAGGCTGG GTCGGTTTAGCCAATAAAGTTCGACCTCAACAAGAAGAGGTGACCTTTTCTGGTCGGTGTTTCGTGGGCGCAGGTCTAgtgatatgtttatttttatttgtatttctcCTGAAAACATTAGGGttgtatttatttccaaatatattcttgtag
- the LOC129746576 gene encoding bcl-2-related ovarian killer protein-like codes for MSSQIPSNKFTNVVGWTNRRSPILHLTTNQDVISQGKCLCGEYIRARLRRSGLLNRKILQRLRSIMEVPSCVVVRETFPILNGMGEELERMHPRLYNNVSRQISLEPWGELTEPDSVCYLLHLVAKDLFKTDVTWGKIISLFAIAGGLAVDCVRQEHYDYLQQLIDGTTDVIEEDLSAWLVERGGWLGLHDHVHPPQTEITFLGWMTITISTLFVIYLISVLLRNIGSNYLSRF; via the exons ATGTCTTCGCAAATACCTTCTAATAAGTTCACAAATGTGGTCGGCTGGACAAACCGCCGAAGTCCAATTCTGCATCTTACAACTAACCAAGATGTGATCAGTCAG GGTAAATGCTTGTGCGGAGAATACATTCGAGCTCGTTTGCGACGATCCGGGTTGCTGAATCGGAAAATCTTACAGCGCTTGCGCAGCATTATGGAGGTTCCTAGTTGTGTAGTCGTTCGTGAAACATTCCCAATTTTGAACGGAATGGGTGAAGAACTGGAGCGAATGCATCCCAGGTTGTACAATAACGTTAGCAGACAGATTTCCTTGGAACCGTGGGGAGAACTGACTGAACCGGATTCCGTTTGCTACTTGCTCCATCTTGTAGCTAAGGACCTGTTCAAAACCGATGTAACCTGGGGAAAGATTATATCTTTGTTTGCCATTGCCGGTGGTTTGGCTGTGGATTGTGTACGTCAGGAGCATTATGACTACTTGCAGCAGCTCATCGATGGAACCACAGACGTGATCGAAGAAGATCTCAGCGCCTGGCTAGTGGAAAGGGGTGGGTGGCTAGGATTACACGACCACGTTCATCCTCCGCAGACCGAAATTACATTTCTCGGCTGGATGACCATCACTATCTCTACGCTGTTTGTGATTTACTTAATTTCGGTTTTACTTAGAAATATTGGATCCAACTACCTGTCGAGATTCTAA